The following DNA comes from Methanosarcina vacuolata Z-761.
CTCAAACCTTCAGAAAGATCCAATTGAGATTTTTGAGAACATCCTGAAAGTTGGGGAGTACCTTAACCGGACTTCAGGAGACAATTTTTATGCCGATGTACAGAGGGTCAGAATAAAGGACGATATCAAACTTTTCTGTTTTCAACCTCCCTGTGGGGGAAACATCTATCTTTTTGATACCCCTTCCGAAAGGGTTATGATTGACACAGGGTATGGAATTTATTACCCGGATCTCGTGAATATGCTCCAGCACTACGAGCTTGGAGATCTGAGCCGGCTTAAAAGGATTTACATTACTCATGCCGATGCCGACCATTGTGGGGCAGCCGGTTGTTTTCCCGTACCTTCCTACCTCAATCACGAAACTTTTCTGATCACAAGAGAAACCAGCAGAGCCTATGGGTCAAGTAACCAGGACTGTATTCTGGAAGAGGTTTATACAAAGATAATTAACCTTTTTTCCAGATATACTCCCCCTTCAAATACGGTTCTCTTTCCCGAAGTCTCCTTCTCAGACAAAACAACCGAAAAGCGAGGTGCATTTCCTGTTATCGCTCGGTTCCGGATCGGCGACATGGATTTCGAAGCTCTTGAAGGGATGGGCGGGCATATGCATGGAGAAGTCTTCTACCTCTGCCCCGAAGAAGGGCTGCTCTTTCCTGAAGATGCGGTGATTAATTTCAGAAGCCTGAGCCCTGATAGAACTGCATATAATGTTCTGGCTGATTATCTTATGACATCGGTGAATGTTGACAGCAAGCTTGCACGGGAAGAACGACATGCCCTTCTTTCCCTCATTTCCGAGATTGATGAACAGCTCGCCGGGAAAAACAAAAAATGCCTTATCTGCTGCGGCCACGGTTCAGTATCCGTACTGGACAATGGAAAACTTGTCGAATACACAGGTTCTGAGAGATATATGGCAGGGCAGAAATGCATCTCTAAAGAAAATTTGTGAAAATTTAAACAAAAAGGGGCAAAAAATCTCAAAATCAAATCTCAAAATCAAAAGAAACAAGATTCATAGGCTGCAGACCACAGATCACAGATCCACAGACCACAGATCACAGATCCACAGACCATAGATCACAGATCCACAGACCACAGATCCACATTTCCGTTGTTTTCTTTTCAGGGTCCATTCGGATTTTTCTAACTTTAGAAACTCAGTCGTTATAATCTATAAAGGGTAAATTCGATCTCTTCTACGCCCAAAATCAATGTATTTCCCGCGGCTGAAAATATTTCTCAAGAGTGATATTGCTTTGTCTAAAAGGCACTACAAAAATCCGGCCTGAAGAGTTTCGAAAAATATTGGGTAAAAGAGATGCGAG
Coding sequences within:
- a CDS encoding MBL fold metallo-hydrolase, giving the protein MEQFSFIACMPDIPGALHRAAEIITRYEGNINRIQYDRRIDTHTVFFEVTALPQAYEKIREELEKIGYLQTSLHLVAFVKFHVYLPNCPGALFDLLNYITSSKSNITFLDFDDRGQHPERLVVGLHIEDPNMIDALLNQLKSRYRLDILEYDTTGEKLDDTVFYLRLAQKLRSFIGSAEDAFLMRFLQDINHITQELSNLQKDPIEIFENILKVGEYLNRTSGDNFYADVQRVRIKDDIKLFCFQPPCGGNIYLFDTPSERVMIDTGYGIYYPDLVNMLQHYELGDLSRLKRIYITHADADHCGAAGCFPVPSYLNHETFLITRETSRAYGSSNQDCILEEVYTKIINLFSRYTPPSNTVLFPEVSFSDKTTEKRGAFPVIARFRIGDMDFEALEGMGGHMHGEVFYLCPEEGLLFPEDAVINFRSLSPDRTAYNVLADYLMTSVNVDSKLAREERHALLSLISEIDEQLAGKNKKCLICCGHGSVSVLDNGKLVEYTGSERYMAGQKCISKENL